The genomic region GGCCAAGCTCCAGATCGGCTGGGCGCACCTCGACTGGGCGATCGCGCGCCACCTGAAGGGCGAGCTGACCAACGAGGAAGGCGCGGCGGCCAAGCTGTGGCACACCGACCTGCAATGGGAAGTGATGGACAAGTGCCTCCAGTTGCACGGGGGGGCCGGGTATATGAACGAGTACCCCATTGCCCGGATGTGGCGCGGGGCGCGGGTCAGCCGGATCTATGGCGGGACGAACGAGATCATGAAGGAAGTGATTTCGCGCAAGCTGTAACGGGTTGCAGGCGCGGCCACGTCCGCGCCGGTCGCGCATGGCGCGAGCAACGCGTTCGGCCGGCGGACGGGCGCGGCTTCACGCGCCCGATCCGGCCGACGGCTTTGCCGGCGGCGAGCCTCTTGCGCACGACAGTGCGGAGGCGCCATCCTTCGTACCGATGCCGCCCGCGATCACCTTCACCGTCACTCCGCGCTTCGACGGCGACATGTCCGCCATCCCGATCGGGTTCGACCAGCGCGCGGTATTCGGCATGGCGCGGCCGCCGGTGGTGGTGACGATCAACGGCTACAGCTATCGCAGCACGATCGCGATCATGCGCGGCGAGACGTTCGTGCCGCTCCGCCGCTCGCACCGCAAGGCGGCCGGCGTGATCTCCGGCCAGGCCTATGATGTGACACTCGCCCTCGACACCGCGCCGCGCACCGTCGACCTGCCCGACGACCTCGCCGCCGCGCTGGATACGGTCGGCGCGCGGGCCGGGTGGGACGCGCTGAGCTTCACCACGCGGCGCGAGCATGTCGAGACGATCGCCGCCGCCAAACGCCCGGAAACGCGGGACAAGCGCGTCTCCGCCGCGGTGGCCGCCGCGAGTCGCTGAATCGGGCGTTTCCCCTTTATCCCTTGACTTTTCGCGCGTCAGCCCGCATCTGCCCGCCGGTCGAGGCGTTCAAAACGCAGCGTGATCGGGCCTATCGGCCCCGGCTCCGCCTCGATTGTCGTTCGGGCATCCCAAGTCACGCGGGGCGTCAATCTTCCCCGCCTCCGCGCGCGCCGTCCGGCCCGCGCGGCCCGGCATATTTGCAGGTATTCCATTCCATGACCTTTTCCGACCTCGGCCTGACCGACGCGCTCGTCCGCGCGCTCGAGACCAAGGGCTATGAGACCCCCACTCCGATCCAGCGCGACGCCATCCCGATCGTGCTGACCGGCCGCGACCTGCTCGGCATCGCGCAGACCGGCACCGGCAAGACGGCGGCGTTCGTGCTGCCCTCGATCCAGCGGCTCGCGGATTCGCATAAGAAGCTGCTGCCGACGCATTGCCGCATGCTCGTCCTCGCGCCGACGCGCGAGCTGGCCAGCCAGATCGCCGAGAACGCGCGCGCCTATGGCCGCAACTCGCGGCTGTCGGTCGCCACCGTGTTCGGCGGCACCAGCATCAACAAGAACAGGAACGACCTGTCGCGCGGCGTCGATATCCTCGTCGCGACGCCCGGCCGGCTGCTCGACCTGGTCGAGCAGGGCTATTGCAACCTGTCGATGCTCGAGATCCTCGTGCTCGACGAGGCCGACCAGATGCTCGACCTCGGCTTCATCCACGCGCTGCGCAAGATCGTGAAGATGGTGCCGCGCCGCCGCCAGACCCTGTTCTTCTCCGCCACCATGCCGGAATCGATCCGCGAGCTGGCGGGCAAGTTCCTGCACGAGCCGGAAACGGTGTCGGTCGTCCCGGCCGCCACCACCGCCGAGCGCGTCGACCAGTTCGTCACCTTCGTCAACCAGCAGGAGAAGCAGGCCTTGCTCACCATGCTGCTGACCGACGAGCGGATCGACCGCGCTTTGGTGTTCACCCGCACCAAGCATGGCGCGGACCGCGTGGTGCGGCTGCTCGCCGGCAACGGCATCGCCGCCAACGCGATCCACGGTAACAAGAGCCAGCCGCAGCGCGAGCGCGCGCTGGTCGCGTTCCGCTCGGGCGAGGTGCCGATCCTCGTCGCGACCGACATCGCCGCGCGCGGCATCGACATCTCGGGGGTGAGCCATGTGCTCAACTTCGAGCTGCCCAACGTGCCGGAGCAATACGTCCACCGCATCGGCCGCACCGCGCGCGCCGGGGCGAGCGGCGTCGCCATCTCCTTCTGCGCGGAGGACGAACGCCCCTATCTGCGCGATATCGAGAAGCTGACGCGGCTGCGCGTGCCGGTCCGCGCGCTGCCGGCGGACTTCCTCAAGCGCGGCGAGGCGCTGAAGGCCGCCCGCGTCCGCGTCGCCGGCCCCGATCCGGCCCCGCGCGAGGATCGCCCGCGCGGCCCCGCCCGGCCGCGCGCGACGCACCAGCCGGTCAAGACGCGCGACTATGCCAACGCCAGCCGCCGGCGCGGTGGCGGCGGACGTGGACGCGGCGGTCGCGGCCGTGGCGGTCAGGGCGTCCCGGCCAACGGGTAAGGTAGCCTGGGGCCGATCGCCATTCAGGAGATGGCGGAGCGAAAATGGTGGTTTTGCGCGAACCGGCGCGCAGCGTACTTCCAGTACGTGAGCACCGGAAGCACGCAAAAGCGCCATTTGCAGCCCGCCAGAACTGAATGGCGATCGGCCCTAGCTCCTCCCCTGTGGGGGAGGAGCGAATTGCGTCACGAAAATTCCGTCAGCCACTCCGTTTCCGGCGCTCTTGGCGCATAGGTGCGGTTGGCCGGCTCGTCCTTGTCCTCGTAACCGATCGCCACGCCGCAGAACAGCATCCGCTCGGGCGGCGTGCCGAGGAAGCCTTCCACCGTCGCGGGATAGACCGCCCAGCATTCCTGCGGGCAGGTCGCCAGCCCGGCCTCCACCGCGAGCAGCATCAGGTTCTGGAGGTACATGCCGAGGTCGGCCCATTGCGGCGGCCC from Sphingomonas sp. CL5.1 harbors:
- a CDS encoding YdeI/OmpD-associated family protein; the encoded protein is MARATRSAGGRARLHAPDPADGFAGGEPLAHDSAEAPSFVPMPPAITFTVTPRFDGDMSAIPIGFDQRAVFGMARPPVVVTINGYSYRSTIAIMRGETFVPLRRSHRKAAGVISGQAYDVTLALDTAPRTVDLPDDLAAALDTVGARAGWDALSFTTRREHVETIAAAKRPETRDKRVSAAVAAASR
- a CDS encoding DEAD/DEAH box helicase — its product is MTFSDLGLTDALVRALETKGYETPTPIQRDAIPIVLTGRDLLGIAQTGTGKTAAFVLPSIQRLADSHKKLLPTHCRMLVLAPTRELASQIAENARAYGRNSRLSVATVFGGTSINKNRNDLSRGVDILVATPGRLLDLVEQGYCNLSMLEILVLDEADQMLDLGFIHALRKIVKMVPRRRQTLFFSATMPESIRELAGKFLHEPETVSVVPAATTAERVDQFVTFVNQQEKQALLTMLLTDERIDRALVFTRTKHGADRVVRLLAGNGIAANAIHGNKSQPQRERALVAFRSGEVPILVATDIAARGIDISGVSHVLNFELPNVPEQYVHRIGRTARAGASGVAISFCAEDERPYLRDIEKLTRLRVPVRALPADFLKRGEALKAARVRVAGPDPAPREDRPRGPARPRATHQPVKTRDYANASRRRGGGGRGRGGRGRGGQGVPANG